In Microbulbifer salipaludis, a genomic segment contains:
- the nusG gene encoding transcription termination/antitermination protein NusG produces the protein MAKHWYVVQAYSGYEKRVKNTLKERIELHEMDHLFGEVLVPTEEVVEMRAGQKRKSERKFFPGYVLVEMELNDDTWHLVKETPRVLGFIGGKADKPAPITDREAQAILNRIDDSVDKPKPKTLFEPGEMVRVIDGPFNDFNGVVEEVNYEKSRLRVAVLIFGRSTPVELEFGQVEKS, from the coding sequence ATGGCAAAGCATTGGTATGTAGTTCAGGCCTACTCCGGCTATGAGAAGCGTGTGAAAAACACTCTCAAGGAGCGCATTGAGCTGCACGAAATGGACCACCTCTTTGGTGAGGTGTTGGTTCCCACCGAAGAAGTGGTGGAAATGCGTGCCGGCCAGAAGCGCAAGAGTGAGCGCAAGTTCTTCCCCGGTTACGTGCTGGTGGAAATGGAGCTGAATGATGACACCTGGCACCTGGTGAAAGAGACGCCGCGTGTGCTGGGCTTTATCGGCGGCAAGGCGGACAAGCCGGCGCCGATTACCGATCGCGAAGCTCAGGCTATCCTGAATCGCATCGATGACTCTGTCGATAAGCCCAAGCCCAAGACGCTGTTTGAGCCGGGCGAGATGGTGCGTGTTATCGACGGTCCGTTTAATGATTTCAACGGTGTGGTCGAAGAGGTCAACTACGAAAAGAGCCGTCTGCGTGTGGCGGTGTTGATCTTCGGTCGTTCTACACCGGTAGAGCTTGAGTTCGGCCAGGTAGAAAAGAGCTGA
- the rplK gene encoding 50S ribosomal protein L11, with protein MAKKIEAYIKLQVKAGQANPSPPVGPALGQHGVNIMEFCKAFNAQTQNLEPGLPVPVVISVYSDRSFTFIMKSPPAAVLLRKAAKIKSGSGRPNTEKVGKVTRAQIEEIVEMKKADLTASDMEAAVRTIAGSARSAGIEVEGV; from the coding sequence ATGGCTAAGAAAATCGAAGCTTACATCAAGCTGCAAGTAAAGGCCGGTCAGGCCAACCCGAGTCCCCCCGTTGGTCCTGCCCTGGGTCAGCACGGCGTGAACATCATGGAGTTCTGTAAGGCGTTCAACGCACAGACTCAAAACCTGGAGCCGGGCCTGCCGGTGCCGGTTGTGATCTCTGTATACAGCGATCGCTCGTTCACCTTCATCATGAAGTCTCCGCCCGCCGCGGTTCTGCTGCGCAAGGCTGCCAAGATCAAGAGCGGTTCCGGCCGCCCGAACACTGAGAAGGTCGGAAAAGTGACCCGTGCTCAGATCGAAGAGATCGTGGAAATGAAAAAGGCAGACCTGACTGCGTCCGATATGGAAGCAGCCGTGCGCACTATCGCTGGTTCCGCACGCAGTGCCGGTATCGAA
- the secE gene encoding preprotein translocase subunit SecE, with protein MNAKVEAKTFRLDGLKWLLVVLLVGAAVAGNSYYAEFPLLYRVLAIVVLCLAAVFVAVQTEKGNALWTLVREAQNEVRRVVWPTRQEATQTTLIVVVFVLLMAVILWALDSGLGWIASKIIG; from the coding sequence ATGAACGCTAAAGTAGAGGCGAAAACCTTTCGTCTTGATGGCCTCAAGTGGCTACTGGTAGTGCTGTTGGTTGGCGCTGCCGTTGCCGGCAATTCCTACTACGCCGAATTCCCCCTGCTGTATCGTGTGCTGGCAATTGTTGTGCTCTGCCTGGCGGCAGTGTTTGTTGCGGTACAGACCGAGAAGGGCAATGCGCTCTGGACTCTGGTGCGGGAAGCGCAGAATGAAGTGCGCCGGGTGGTATGGCCAACCCGTCAGGAGGCAACCCAGACCACCCTGATCGTAGTGGTGTTCGTGCTGCTTATGGCAGTCATTCTCTGGGCGTTGGATTCCGGTCTCGGCTGGATTGCTTCCAAGATCATTGGCTAA